In Herpetosiphon gulosus, one genomic interval encodes:
- a CDS encoding DUF3179 domain-containing protein, which yields MMSTQPQSPQSNAHEPATRTFGHDWQTDFNRQLVDYREFTLGNPRRDGIPPIDQPQFESIDQAKHWLSPDDPVLVVANQQHTTIYPLQILMWHEIVNDWLGDLPIAVTFCPLCNIGVVFERQVANQQLTFGVSGLLRKSDLVMWDRQTESLWQQATGLGLVGHFAGTQLQMLPSLLVAWHIACEQTPMIRVLSRQTGFRRSYGQNPYIAYDQQTTPWLLQQRPNPQLPALERVVGLVLGNAALAYPFSILARQQVINDHYLDTSIAIFYQAGMASAVDAATIAQSHATGMGTAWLRQLDDLLLSFEWRDQAIYDRQTNSRWDITGRAVTGPLQGRQLSPIIHGNHFWFAFAALIGEQTQTMRLYCDIEAMDTV from the coding sequence ATGATGAGCACACAACCACAATCTCCGCAATCGAACGCCCATGAACCAGCCACGCGCACATTTGGTCACGATTGGCAGACTGATTTTAACCGTCAGTTGGTTGATTATCGTGAGTTTACGCTGGGCAACCCCCGGCGTGATGGCATTCCACCAATTGATCAGCCGCAATTTGAAAGTATCGACCAAGCCAAACATTGGCTCAGCCCTGACGATCCAGTTTTAGTTGTAGCCAACCAGCAACACACCACCATCTATCCACTACAAATCTTGATGTGGCATGAAATTGTCAACGATTGGCTTGGCGATCTGCCAATTGCCGTGACCTTTTGCCCATTATGCAATATTGGCGTTGTGTTCGAGCGCCAAGTTGCCAACCAACAATTAACCTTTGGCGTTTCAGGCTTGCTGCGCAAAAGTGATTTAGTGATGTGGGATCGTCAAACCGAATCGTTGTGGCAACAAGCAACAGGGCTGGGTTTGGTTGGCCATTTTGCCGGAACTCAACTCCAAATGTTGCCAAGCCTCTTGGTTGCTTGGCACATCGCCTGCGAACAAACGCCGATGATCCGTGTGCTATCACGTCAAACTGGCTTTCGGCGCAGCTATGGCCAAAATCCTTATATTGCCTACGACCAACAAACCACTCCATGGCTATTACAACAACGCCCCAATCCCCAACTACCAGCGCTGGAACGGGTGGTTGGTTTGGTGCTTGGTAACGCCGCGCTCGCCTATCCCTTCAGTATTTTAGCACGCCAGCAGGTGATTAACGATCACTATCTGGATACCTCGATCGCCATTTTCTATCAAGCAGGAATGGCTTCGGCGGTTGATGCCGCGACAATCGCCCAATCGCATGCAACTGGCATGGGCACGGCTTGGCTGCGCCAATTAGACGACCTGCTGCTGAGCTTTGAGTGGCGTGATCAAGCGATTTACGACCGCCAAACCAATAGCCGTTGGGATATTACGGGTCGGGCGGTGACTGGCCCACTACAAGGGCGACAACTTAGCCCAATTATTCATGGTAATCATTTTTGGTTTGCCTTCGCGGCGTTAATTGGTGAACAAACCCAAACTATGCGGCTCTACTGCGATATTGAGGCGATGGATACGGTTTGA
- a CDS encoding VCBS repeat-containing protein — protein MPTSLKILGGLLMAAILIILTQHPKAQAVPAATIVFDPVVTYATTGSGAFVATGDFNRDGVADLAATSRATNEINVLLGNSDGTFATTVAYATGNFPISVAVSDVNHDGNDDLAVVNFGSASVSLLLGTGTGSFNAAVNLPTVGAPESIQIADLNRDGHPDLVVGGLTATNNVGVALGNGSGGFASPLLSTVGGGGYGITVADFNHDNRMDVAKTIYTDKAYTVGFGNGAGGFTGAINYPLSDLPYGIVHGDWNHDGNRDLAIVIRPPTNQVAVVFGSANGSFGAPSYYPVGPTPEWLTASDLDNDGNLDLAVATISGNVWVLQGSSNGMFHDAGSFSGAFVPRAVAATDFNRDGRNDLTTSNEGAIVGVLLNRSDSQCGGIGFNATTTTVGAETLVGSTTSDMNNDGDLDLVIASPSTNSIIIRYDNGTGSFSSAISISLGLQPSDVAVGDVNRDGRNDLIVAAFLANQALVLLNNGAGNFTTTSYPTPFNPVEITIADFNNDGSHDFASANYNANSISVRMGNGSGSFGAATDYPSDAHPFKLTSVDLDHNGSIDLAWVNYVANTLSVRLNNGNGTFGPSINTAVGVGPTSVSFGDWNRDSIADAAVTNRSAHTLSILRGTGTGAFSVTATMPSNLLPMDVLSHDFNLDGRLDLAVSYTSESSVTIARGNGDGTFAALIGFGPRVANRGLSAGDFNHDGKIDLAGANYLSNTLAVLLNSCPAAPPQTPTPTISPTPSASSQRSAYLPLVSLRQISVLATLNDQTIPIRPITVQGETYYTTTIQLTTSLPSGGKFYFSASPQNIQPIHIDDELVVRINGQVRFSQIATTPVIVEIPRATLETWVGQPLEIAFRDMYGSLVGSSPVWLIWVP, from the coding sequence ATGCCTACTTCGCTCAAAATACTTGGCGGCTTGCTCATGGCAGCGATATTAATCATACTCACGCAGCATCCCAAGGCTCAAGCAGTTCCCGCCGCCACAATTGTGTTTGATCCGGTGGTAACGTATGCCACAACTGGCAGCGGTGCATTCGTGGCAACTGGCGATTTCAATCGTGATGGCGTGGCCGATCTCGCGGCAACCTCGCGAGCCACCAATGAAATTAATGTGTTGCTTGGCAATAGTGATGGCACATTTGCAACGACGGTGGCCTATGCAACTGGCAATTTTCCAATCTCAGTCGCCGTCAGTGATGTCAACCACGATGGCAACGACGACTTGGCGGTGGTTAATTTCGGCTCAGCGTCGGTCTCGCTGTTGCTTGGCACAGGCACAGGCAGTTTCAATGCGGCGGTTAATCTACCAACAGTTGGCGCACCAGAATCAATTCAAATCGCCGATCTGAATCGTGATGGTCACCCCGACCTAGTTGTTGGCGGATTAACAGCAACCAATAATGTTGGAGTTGCGCTCGGCAATGGTAGCGGCGGGTTCGCCAGCCCCTTGCTGAGCACAGTTGGCGGCGGAGGCTATGGTATAACCGTGGCCGATTTTAACCACGATAATCGCATGGATGTGGCCAAAACGATCTATACCGACAAAGCCTATACCGTCGGTTTCGGCAATGGCGCAGGCGGATTCACGGGCGCAATCAATTATCCATTGAGCGATCTTCCCTATGGCATCGTGCATGGCGATTGGAACCACGATGGCAACCGCGATTTAGCAATCGTCATCCGCCCGCCGACCAATCAGGTAGCGGTAGTATTTGGCAGTGCCAACGGTAGTTTTGGCGCACCAAGCTACTATCCAGTTGGCCCAACCCCCGAATGGCTCACCGCCAGCGATCTTGATAACGATGGCAATCTTGATCTAGCGGTGGCGACGATCAGCGGCAACGTATGGGTATTGCAAGGCAGCAGCAACGGCATGTTTCATGATGCTGGCTCATTTAGCGGAGCATTTGTGCCCCGGGCGGTGGCCGCTACCGATTTCAACCGCGATGGCCGCAACGATTTAACAACCAGCAATGAAGGTGCGATCGTTGGGGTCTTGCTAAATCGTAGTGATAGCCAGTGTGGTGGAATTGGCTTTAACGCAACGACCACAACGGTTGGAGCCGAAACCTTGGTTGGCAGCACCACCAGCGATATGAATAACGATGGTGATCTCGATTTGGTAATCGCCAGCCCAAGCACCAACAGCATCATTATTCGCTATGATAATGGCACTGGCTCGTTTAGCAGCGCCATCAGCATTAGCCTTGGGCTGCAACCATCCGATGTAGCGGTTGGGGATGTCAACCGCGATGGCCGCAACGATTTGATTGTGGCCGCCTTTTTAGCCAATCAAGCGCTTGTGTTGCTGAATAATGGAGCTGGAAATTTCACCACCACCAGCTATCCAACGCCCTTTAATCCAGTTGAGATCACGATTGCCGATTTCAATAACGATGGCAGCCACGATTTTGCCAGCGCCAACTACAATGCCAATTCGATCAGCGTGCGCATGGGCAATGGCAGCGGTAGTTTTGGTGCAGCAACTGATTATCCAAGCGACGCGCATCCCTTCAAACTCACCAGCGTTGATCTTGATCATAATGGCTCGATCGATCTGGCGTGGGTTAATTACGTGGCAAATACCCTGAGCGTTCGCTTGAACAATGGCAATGGCACGTTTGGCCCAAGCATCAACACGGCAGTTGGGGTTGGCCCAACCTCGGTGAGCTTTGGCGATTGGAATCGTGATAGCATTGCCGATGCAGCGGTCACCAATCGTAGTGCACATACACTTTCGATTCTGCGCGGCACAGGCACAGGAGCATTCAGTGTTACCGCCACCATGCCCAGCAATCTGTTGCCAATGGATGTTTTGAGCCACGATTTTAATCTTGATGGGCGGCTCGATTTAGCCGTCTCGTACACCTCAGAATCGAGTGTCACAATTGCTCGTGGTAATGGCGATGGAACCTTTGCGGCACTTATTGGTTTTGGCCCACGAGTTGCCAACCGTGGCTTAAGCGCAGGCGATTTTAATCACGATGGCAAGATCGATCTAGCAGGAGCCAATTATCTCTCGAATACCTTGGCCGTGCTGTTGAATAGCTGTCCGGCTGCACCACCGCAGACCCCAACGCCAACTATAAGCCCAACGCCGAGCGCAAGCAGCCAACGATCGGCCTATCTGCCACTGGTCTCGCTACGTCAAATCAGCGTGTTGGCAACGCTCAATGACCAAACGATTCCAATTCGTCCGATCACAGTTCAAGGCGAAACCTACTATACAACCACAATTCAGCTAACCACAAGCTTACCGTCAGGCGGCAAATTCTATTTTTCAGCGTCACCACAGAACATCCAACCAATCCACATTGATGATGAGTTAGTAGTGCGCATAAATGGTCAAGTACGGTTCAGCCAGATCGCTACAACTCCAGTAATCGTGGAAATTCCCCGTGCAACGCTTGAAACGTGGGTAGGTCAACCACTTGAAATTGCCTTCCGCGATATGTATGGTTCGCTGGTTGGTAGTAGTCCAGTTTGGCTCATTTGGGTTCCTTAG